Proteins from a genomic interval of Papaver somniferum cultivar HN1 chromosome 4, ASM357369v1, whole genome shotgun sequence:
- the LOC113271514 gene encoding LRR receptor-like serine/threonine-protein kinase RPK2, which produces MMGLFCWFLMILLYLLLPVSDSQSVNDSEYLLSIKNSIQRDSLNTLSDWDGKSSLNHCYWYGVTCENNVTVSLNISGGLLSGKLSVDVGGLTELRVLSLANNAFYGEIPKEIGNLKFLQVLELQGNNFTGEIPGELFNNNQLFNLRLLNLSYNKLNGVIPKGLIGFGRIRVLDLSYNELSGGIKVDISTRCESLEYLRLSGNFLVNRIPPEIGNCSNLRELLVDENVLEGRIPVEIGNIEELQVLDVSRNSLTGRVPKELGNCRKLEVVVLSNLLDGSEEESGRGEFNAFVGGIPYEVLMLPNLEVFWAPRANLGGRLASSWRDSCKLRVLNLGQNYITGVIPEGLGLCKNLSFLDLSSNVLLGFVPLQLHVPCMVYFNVSHNSLSGSLPAFAKSDCSNSVKVFSQGNYVNEKENFEVSYSVIPRWSSQINMVELGTADFVVHHDFSWNNFTYPLPLFYLGDGLAPSNIKPSYRLLLNNNQLNGSLPGVLFTDCTGLESFAVDLSFNSISGGISQNLLFDCSRLIGFQAASNQISGSIPSSVGSSEMLHYLDLRGNMLTGSLPYTLEKLNHLRLILLGGNNLVGEIPAQLGNLHLLAVLDLSRNALSETIPPSLANATNLQELLLDHNNLTGKIPASFSTFAHLMKLDVSYNNLSGVIPHLQLVSDCDGFKGNNFLQPCPDPNTAPPAGLPIPLEIHRHTRHKNKLKTIVIGLVTSASIIVLVFLTTILVLVCRRKKLGLARISSLKSKVVVTFTEVPTKLNYDSVVRATGNFSVRNLIGTGGFGATYKAELVPGFLVAVKRLAIGRFQGIQQFDAEIRTLGRIRHKNLVTLIGYYMGESEMLLIYNYLSGGNLQTFIHERSGENVKWQVIHKIALDIAQSLTYLHYYCVPRIVHRDIKPSNILLDEDLNAYLSDFGLARLLEVSETHATTDVAGTFGYVAPEYATTCRVSDKADVYSFGVVLLELMSGKKCLDPAFSNYGNGFNIVAWGNLLINEGRSSDFFSPELWEVGPKENLLVMLSLASDCTVESLSIRPSMKHVLAKLKQLKIPES; this is translated from the coding sequence ATGATGGGATTATTTTGTTGGTTTTTGAtgattctattatatcttctgcTGCCAGTATCTGATTCTCAATCAGTTAACGATTCTGAGTATCTGCTTTCAATAAAGAACTCGATTCAGCGAGATTCACTTAACACTTTATCAGATTGGGACGGGAAGAGTTCCTTGAATCATTGTTATTGGTATGGGGTTACTTGTGAGAATAATGTTACCGTTTCTTTGAACATTTCCGGAGGTCTACTTTCCGGAAAGTTGTCTGTTGATGTTGGTGGCCTCACCGAGCTGCGTGTTTTGAGTTTAGCTAATAATGCGTTTTACGGTGAGATACCAAAGGAGATTGGGAATCTTAAGTTTCTTCAAGTTCTGGAATTACAAGGGAATAATTTCACCGGTGAGATTCCGGGTGAGTTGTTTAATAATAATCAATTGTTTAATCTTAGACTGCTTAATTTGTCTTATAATAAGTTAAATGGTGTTATACCTAAGGGATTGATTGGTTTCGGTaggattagggttttggatttgagtTATAATGAGCTTAGTGGTGGGATTAAGGTTGATATTAGTACTAGATGTGAATCACTTGAGTATTTGAGATTGTCTGGGAATTTTTTAGTGAATAGGATACCGCCGGAGATTGGGAATTGTTCGAATCTTAGGGAGTTGTTAGTGGATGAAAATGTACTTGAAGGGAGGATTCCGGTGGAAATCGGAAATATTGAGGAGCTACAGGTTCTTGATGTTTCGAGGAATAGTCTTACTGGGAGGGTACCCAAGGAGTTGGGGAACTGTAGGAAGTTAGAGGTggttgtgttgagtaatttgcttGACGGTAGTGAGGAAGAGAGTGGAAGAGGAGAATTTAATGCATTTGTGGGAGGGATTCCTTATGAGGTATTGATGTTGCCGAATCTTGAGGTTTTTTGGGCACCTAGAGCGAATCTTGGAGGGAGATTGGCAAGTAGTTGGAGAGATTCGTGTAAACTGCGAGTGCTTAATCTTGGGCAGAATTATATTACTGGTGTGATACCGGAAGGGTTGGGGCTGTGTAAGAATCTTTCATTTCTGGATTTGAGTTCGAATGTTTTGCTGGGGTTCGTACCTTTGCAGCTGCATGTTCCGTGTATGGTTTACTTTAATGTTAGTCATAACTCGTTATCAGGTTCGCTACCAGCATTTGCAAAGAGTGATTGCTccaacagtgtgaaggtgtttAGTCAAGGTAATTATGTTAatgagaaagaaaacttcgaaGTCTCTTACTCTGTGATTCCTCGCTGGAGTTCACAGATTAATATGGTGGAATTGGGTACTGCTGATTTTGTAGTCCATCATGATTTTAGTTGGAATAACTTCACATATCCGTTACCGTTGTTCTACTTAGGAGATGGACTCGCACCAAGTAACATTAAACCCTCCTACAGGTTATTACTGAACAATAATCAGCTTAACGGGTCTCTTCCAGGCGTTCTTTTTACTGACTGCACAGGCTTGGAGAGCTTTGCAGTCGATTTAAGTTTCAACAGTATATCGGGTGGGATTTCACAAAATTTGCTTTTTGATTGCTCGAGGTTAATTGGGTTTCAGGCAGCTTCCAATCAGATTAGTGGATCAATTCCTTCTAGTGTTGGTTCTTCAGAGATGCTTCATTATCTTGACCTGAGGGGAAACATGTTGACTGGGTCTCTGCCATACACATTGGAGAAGCTGAACCATCTGAGGTTGATTCTTCTGGGTGGAAATAATTTGGTCGGAGAAATTCCTGCTCAGCTTGGTAATTTGCATTTACTTGCGGTTCTAGATTTATCAAGAAATGCTCTATCAGAAACAATACCTCCTAGTTTGGCAAACGCCACAAACCTTCAAGAATTGTTGCTTGATCACAACAACCTGACGGGGAAGATTCCCGCATCATTCTCAACTTTTGCCCATCTTATGAAGCTGGATGTTTCTTACAACAACCTTTCTGGTGTTATACCTCATCTTCAACTTGTGAGCGACTGTGATGGCTTCAAAGGGAATAATTTTCTACAACCATGCCCTGATCCAAACACTGCACCTCCTGCAGGACTTCCCATTCCGCTTGAGATCCATAGACATACGCGCCATAAAAACAAACTTAAGACTATTGTGATTGGGCTCGTAACTTCCGCATCTATCATAGTTCTTGTTTTCCTGACAACGATTCTGGTCCTGGTTTGTAGGAGGAAAAAACTTGGTCTTGCCAGAATTTCCAGCCTCAAAAGCAAAGTAGTTGTGACATTTACAGAAGTTCCTACTAAGTTGAATTATGATAGTGTGGTTAGAGCAACAGGAAATTTCAGTGTTAGGAACCTGATTGGTACGGGTGGTTTTGGAGCTACTTACAAGGCTGAGCTGGTTCCAGGTTTCCTGGTAGCTGTGAAGAGGCTGGCAATTGGAAGATTCCAAGGGATTCAACAGTTTGATGCAGAAATCAGAACTTTGGGAAGGATTAGACATAAAAACCTCGTAACTCTTATTGGATATTATATGGGAGAATCTGAGATGTTGTTAATCTACAATTATCTCTCAGGTGGAAATCTTCAAACCTTCATCCATGAGAGATCGGGGGAAAATGTGAAGTGGCAAGTGATACACAAAATAGCCCTAGACATAGCACAGTCACTAACTTATCTTCATTATTATTGTGTTCCTCGGATAGTTCATCGGGACATCAAGCCTAGCAACATCTTGCTTGATGAAGATCTTAATGCATACCTTTCGGATTTTGGGCTTGCGAGACTTCTAGAAGTTTCTGAAACCCATGCTACTACTGATGTAGCTGGTACATTTGGGTATGTGGCACCTGAGTATGCAACCACCTGCAGGGTTTCAGATAAAGCCGATGTGTATAGTTTTGGTGTCGTGCTTTTGGAATTGATGTCTGGGAAGAAATGTCTGGATCCAGCATTCTCTAATTACGGGAATGGATTTAACATAGTTGCATGGGGGAACTTGTTGATAAATGAAGGGCGTTCGTCCGACTTTTTCTCTCCTGAGCTGTGGGAAGTAGGGCCTAAGGAGAATTTGTTAGTTATGTTAAGTCTTGCATCGGACTGCACTGTGGAGTCGCTCTCAATCAGACCGTCCATGAAGCACGTGTTGGCGAAATTGAAACAGTTGAAAATTCCTGAAAGCTGA
- the LOC113271515 gene encoding uncharacterized protein LOC113271515, with translation MDTKTNDKDVIRLERESVIPVLKPRIIMTLANLIEHGNDRAEFLKLCKRVEYTIRAWYLLQFEDLMQLYSLFDPVHGAQKLEQQNLSSAEIDVLEQNFLTYLFEVMSKSNFKVTTDEEIEIAHSGQYLLNLPIKVDESKLDKKLLKRYFEEHHHENLPEFADKYIIFRRGIGIDRTTDYFFMEKVDMLISRLWRGLLRITRLQRFFVRKPSIKTKKEPKETDELIPDGDTDDLFVERIRIENLQISTRNMLNKITIQEPTFDRMIVVYRQASSKTKEERGIFIKHFRNIPMADMELVLPEKKNPSLTPMDWVQFLVSAVIGLVTLVGTIESPKNDFWVMVAIISALGGYCAKIYFTFQANMAAYQNLITKSMYNKQLDSGKGTLLHLCDDVIQQEVKEVILAFFILMEQGKATREDLDLRCEELIKEEFGENCNFDVDDAVQKLEKLGIVSRDTIGRFYCVGLKRANEIIGTTTEELVMKARQGANTVP, from the exons ATGGATACGAAGACGAACGACAAGGATGTCATTCGTTTAGAACGAGAATCTGTTATTCCTGTTTTAAAACCTAGAATTATTATGACCTTGGCTAACCTCATAG AACATGGGAATGATAGGGCTGAGTTTCTTAAGCTATGTAAGAGAGTAGAATACACTATTCGAGCTTGGTATCTTTTACAGTTCGAGGATCTTATG CAATTGTACTCCTTGTTTGATCCTGTTCATGGAGCTCAAAAATTGGAGCAGCAGAACTTGTCTTCTGCAGAGATTGACGTCCTCGAACAGAATTTTCTCACCTATTTATTTGAG GTGATGAGCAAGAGCAATTTTAAAGTCACAACCGACGAGGAGATTGAAATTGCACACTCTGGGCAGTATCTTTTAAATCTTCCTATCAAAGTAGATGAATCAAAG CTGGACAAAAAGCTTTTGAAAAGGTATTTTGAAGAGCATCATCATGAAAACCTCCCAGAGTTTGCTGATAAG TATATAATCTTTCGTCGTGGCATTGGAATTGATCGCACAACTGATTACTTTTTCATGGAGAAAGTGGATATGCTGATTTCACGCCTATGGAGGGGTTTGCTCAGAATAACCAG ACTTCAGCGCTTCTTTGTCAGAAAGCCAAGTATAAAAACCAAGAAAGAACCTAAGGAAACTGATGAATTAATCCCTGATGGGGACACAGACGATCTATTTGTTGAACGGATTCGAATTGAAAATTTGCAGATCAG CACAAGGAATATGCTCAACAAGATCACAATACAAGAACCCACCTTTGACAGGATGATCGTTGTGTACAG GCAAGCAAGTAGCAAAACGAAAGAAGAACGAGGAATATTCATAAAGCATTTTAGAAACATACCCATGGCTGATATGGAGCTCGTTCTG CCAGAGAAGAAAAATCCGAGTTTAACCCCGATGGACTGGGTCCAGTTCCTTGTTTCTGCTGTCATTGGACTG GTTACTCTTGTTGGTACAATTGAAAGCCCCAAAAATGATTTCTGGGTTATGGTTGCTATTATCTCTGCACTAGGTGGTTATTGTGCAAAGATATATTTCAC ATTTCAGGCAAACATGGCAGCATATCAGAATTTGATCACAAAATCGATGTACAATAAACAACTGGATAGTGGGAAGGGAACTCTTCTGCACTTGTGTGATGACGTGATTCAACAAGAA GTAAAGGAGGTGATCCTTGCATTTTTCATTTTGATGGAACAGGGTAAAGCTACTAGAGAA GATCTTGACCTCAGGTGTGAAGAACTAATTAAAGAAGAGTTTGGTGAGAACTGCAATTTTGATGTCGATGATGCTGTACAAAAGTTAGAGAAACTCGGCATCGTCTCGCGG GATACTATTGGAAGATTCTACTGCGTAGGTCTGAAACGTGCTAATGAGATAATTGGTACCACGACTGAAGAACTTGTGATGAAGGCAAGACAGGGTGCTAATACCGTGCCATGA